In Heyndrickxia vini, the sequence TTCAATCGCATTATGTTTCCATTTATTTGGGTGTTAAATAACTCATCACGCCTTGTAACCAAACTTGCTGGTTTGAAACCTGCCTCAGAAAGTGAAATTGCACCTACCGAGGAAGAGCTACGAATCATTTTATCAGAAAGTCTAAAAAGCGGTGAAATTAATCAATCCGAATATAAATACGTAAATAATATTTTTGAATTTGATAATCGAATCGCAAAGGAAATCATGGTGCCGCGCACAGAAATGGTGACATTGGAAAAGGAAGCAACTATTGATGAGATTTTGGAAACTGCAAAGGTTGAAAAGTTCACCAGATACCCCATTACGAACGGTGATAAAGATAGTATTATCGGAATTGTAAATATAAAAGAAGTCTTAACCGATTGTATTTTTGATGAGTGTCTCGAAGAAAACCCGATTGAAAAATATATTAAACCTGTTCCAAGAGTTATTGAAACAGTTCCAATCAAAGGGCTTTTATCTAAAATTCAAAAGGATCGTACACATATGGTTATTTTACTTGATGAGTATGGAGGAACTGCCGGATTAGTAACTGTTGAAGATATCCTTGAAGAAATCGTCGGAGAAATTCGTGATGAATTCGATTCAGATGAAATTCCACTTATTAGAAAAATTAATGAGTCTCACTATATTTTAGATGCAAAGGTACTAATTGAAGAAGTGAACGATTTATTGGGAACACATATTTTTGATGAAGAGATTGACACCCTTGGCGGCTGGCTTCTTACGAAGAAATATGATTTAAAGAAAGGTGATATTGTCCAATTGGAGAATGTTGAGTTTATTGTATCAGATATGGAACAATCACATGTCCAATATGTAGAAGTGAAAAAAATTCATTAGTAGTCTAAAAGGTTTTCAAAGGATTGCTGCTTTTAAAAAGCACAGAGTGGATTGGAGCGGAAAGCAAGTGCCTGCAGCGGAAAGGAACGGACATAAAAAAAAGAAACCTTTTCTAAAGTAAGACGTCTATAACTATTGATGTGTTACATAGAAATTAGGTGAAAATAGTTGAAAAGGCAACAAAAAGTAACGGATAAAATTGATTGGACTTTAGTACTTATCTTGTTCTTATTTTTAATTATTAGTTGCATCTCCATCTCAAGTGCACAAACATCTGCGCAATATAAAGGAAATTTTGTTCTTCAACAAGGAATATGGTATGTTATTGGCTTTATAATTATCGGGATGGCGCTTGTATTAGACCCTAGCCAGTATCGAAAACTTTCCTTTTATTTTTACGGATTTGGAGTGCTCTTATTAGCGGGATTACTCGTTGCACCGCATTGTATCGATACAGGCTGCTTAGTTCCTAAAAGAAATGGCGCTACGAGTTGGTACGTTTTGCCGGGTTTAGGCCAAATTCAGCCATCTGAGTTCATGAAAACATTCCTAATTCTCGCGGTAAGTAATATAATTGCCTCCCATAATGAAAAAGTGACCGTAAAAACAACGAAAACCGATCTGATTCTATTGGTAAAAGTCGGTTTAATTACCGCTTTGCCACTCGGTTTAATTATGCTTCAACCCGATCTAGGTACAGGTTTAGTTTTTATTGCTATCGTTGCCGGTTTAGTTCTTATTTCGGGAATTACTTGGAAAATCATCGTCCCTTTATATTCCTCCATAATAGGAATTGGCGGAACCATATTATATTTTGTTATATGGGCACCTGACATCCTTGTCAAATATCTACCTATTAAAGCATATCAATTCGATCGTATTTATGCTTGGCTCTACCCCGAAAACTACCCTGAAGAAAGCTGGCATCTCTTGCTCTCAATTAGCGCCATCGGTTCAGGTGAAATATCAGGTAAAGGCTTTTTTAACAAAGAAGTTTATTTACCTGAACGACATACAGATTTTATTTTTAGTGTAATTGGAGAAGAATACGGATTTATTGGTGCGAGTATTGTCATTTGTTTATACTTTTTCTTAATTTACCATTTGACGAAAACAGCCATTTTTACAAAAAGCCCATTTAACTCTTATGTTTGCGCTGGCATTATTTGTATGATAACTTTTCATGTGTTTCAGAACATTGGAATGACAATCCAGGTACTTCCAATTACAGGAATACCACTTCCATTTATCAGTTATGGCGGGAGCTCATTAATGGGAAATATGTTAGCCTTAGGTTTAATATTTAGCATCCGATTTTACCATAAGGAATACATGTTTTCTTCGGAAAATTAATGAATCGATTCTCATGAGAAATTCGAATGTCTATTATTAAATATAGAGCATAGTGTACAATATAACTCCATAAATTATGTTAAAGAACGATGAAACGCGTGGTGCACCCTGTTATACAGCGGAGAAATACCTTATTAAAAGTATCACGTTTGACTGTACGGTTTATTTTTTTTATAATATGTTTAACATTTTATTAAGGGGTGATCGGATGGGGCTGTGTACCGTATTGGTGAATTAGCATCTTTGGCGAATGTTTCAAAAAGAACGATAGATTACTATACTAGTATTGGCTTATTGAAAGCGAGTCGCTCAAAGTCTAATTATCGAATATATGAAACAGACGCAATAGATGACTTGAAATTTATTGAAGACTGTAAAAAGCTGTCCCTGCCTCTTGATACAATTCGTGAAAAATTAGAAATCAAAAAAAGTACTACATTAGATGAAAAGTTACTTTTACAGCGGGTTGATTTTGTCCATCATCAATTAAAACAATTAAATAATGAGCTATCTGATTTAATTTTTGCGATTGAAAAACTAAATCAAGAAGAAAAGGAAGCATTTTACCAAAAGTTAATTTCAGAAAGTACTTGTTTAGTAAACTCTTTAAATTTAATAACAAAATAGGAGGTGACTCCTATCTCGTATTGTTACGGGATAGGTAAACTTATTTGGACGACATATTTAGGCTTGTGCTTATTTTTGTAATCATAGCACTTTCCGCATTTTTTGTTTCATCGGAATTTGCAATAGTAAAGGTAAGAAGTACGCGAATTGATCAACTAATCGAAGAAGGGAATAAAAACGCTCTTGCAACAAAAAAGATACTTTCTAATCTAGATGAATATTTATCTACAGTACAATTAGGAATTACAATACTTTCCCTTGTTTTAGGTTGGATAGGTGAAAAAACTGTTTCTGAGTTGCTTATGCCGGTATTTTCATTTGTGAATATAACTGGTCCATCTGTGCACGTTATCTCAACCATTCTTGCCTTTGTACTCATTACATTTGTTCACGTAGTTGTAGGTGAATTAGCACCGAAAACAGTGGCGATACAAAAGGCTGAAATGATTAGTTTATTAACATCTCGACCGCTTATCTTTATTCATCGCATATTATACCCATTTGTATGGCTTTTAAACAGTTCTTCCCGACTTGTGACAAGGCTATTTGGTCTTAAAGTAGTCAATGAGAATGAATTAGCACATACAGAAGAGGAATTGCGGATTATTGTTTCCGAGAGCTACAAGAGCGGTGAAATTAACCAATCTGAGTTTAAATATGTAAATAAAATATTTG encodes:
- a CDS encoding hemolysin family protein, with translation MPIVNFIIIVILIAITAFFVASEFAIVRVRNSRIDQLIAEGNQSAITAKKVISNLDSYLSAIQLGITVTSLILGWLGEPTVQVFLNPILNKISFPPSITSVISFIISFALITFFNVVLGELAPKSFAIQKTEAITLFVAKPLVWFNRIMFPFIWVLNNSSRLVTKLAGLKPASESEIAPTEEELRIILSESLKSGEINQSEYKYVNNIFEFDNRIAKEIMVPRTEMVTLEKEATIDEILETAKVEKFTRYPITNGDKDSIIGIVNIKEVLTDCIFDECLEENPIEKYIKPVPRVIETVPIKGLLSKIQKDRTHMVILLDEYGGTAGLVTVEDILEEIVGEIRDEFDSDEIPLIRKINESHYILDAKVLIEEVNDLLGTHIFDEEIDTLGGWLLTKKYDLKKGDIVQLENVEFIVSDMEQSHVQYVEVKKIH
- a CDS encoding FtsW/RodA/SpoVE family cell cycle protein; translation: MKRQQKVTDKIDWTLVLILFLFLIISCISISSAQTSAQYKGNFVLQQGIWYVIGFIIIGMALVLDPSQYRKLSFYFYGFGVLLLAGLLVAPHCIDTGCLVPKRNGATSWYVLPGLGQIQPSEFMKTFLILAVSNIIASHNEKVTVKTTKTDLILLVKVGLITALPLGLIMLQPDLGTGLVFIAIVAGLVLISGITWKIIVPLYSSIIGIGGTILYFVIWAPDILVKYLPIKAYQFDRIYAWLYPENYPEESWHLLLSISAIGSGEISGKGFFNKEVYLPERHTDFIFSVIGEEYGFIGASIVICLYFFLIYHLTKTAIFTKSPFNSYVCAGIICMITFHVFQNIGMTIQVLPITGIPLPFISYGGSSLMGNMLALGLIFSIRFYHKEYMFSSEN
- a CDS encoding MerR family transcriptional regulator yields the protein MANVSKRTIDYYTSIGLLKASRSKSNYRIYETDAIDDLKFIEDCKKLSLPLDTIREKLEIKKSTTLDEKLLLQRVDFVHHQLKQLNNELSDLIFAIEKLNQEEKEAFYQKLISESTCLVNSLNLITK